The Aquidulcibacter paucihalophilus genome has a window encoding:
- a CDS encoding pentapeptide repeat-containing protein — MSRSKPAKHRLLLSPDALAASLQKHQRYVRRQSGGMRAFLRFAELPGQVLTARILDEIDLTGANLRGANLRQASAANASFFAADLSGADLTLIRAPQADFRGAVLSGARLNSAVLDGADMRRAVLATAHEGFQLVRVNGAAASLNGTDLSEAKAGKVDFSNCSLKGAKLRGTNLRGAVFADAIMTGADLAGAQLGGATFHGAVLTGIDVTKLGLPPESLAGCLLDPGPEALAARDEMLEMLDLAERWAETNGREGQPANLDGRDLRVLDGRLSGRTLPALSARGAIAAGVSFQGSQLQGAVFDSADLRDVSFADADLRGAGFRAARLAYADLDTADLAPLSLAGGGGKPVDFGEAELTNVRRFQRRPVMTAA, encoded by the coding sequence TTGAGCCGCTCGAAACCCGCCAAGCACCGCCTGCTGTTGAGTCCGGACGCACTGGCCGCGAGTCTGCAGAAGCACCAGCGCTATGTGCGCCGGCAGTCCGGCGGCATGCGCGCCTTCCTGCGGTTCGCCGAACTGCCCGGCCAAGTCCTGACGGCCCGGATCCTCGACGAGATCGACCTGACCGGTGCCAATCTGCGGGGTGCCAACCTGCGACAGGCCAGCGCCGCCAACGCCTCCTTCTTCGCGGCTGACCTGTCCGGCGCGGACCTGACGCTGATCCGGGCCCCGCAGGCCGACTTCCGCGGGGCGGTCCTGTCCGGCGCGCGGCTGAACAGCGCCGTGCTGGACGGCGCAGACATGCGCCGGGCGGTCCTCGCCACGGCGCATGAAGGCTTCCAGCTGGTCCGTGTGAACGGAGCCGCCGCCAGCCTGAACGGCACGGACCTCTCCGAGGCCAAGGCCGGCAAGGTCGACTTTTCAAACTGCTCCCTCAAGGGCGCCAAGCTGCGGGGCACCAACCTGCGGGGCGCCGTCTTCGCCGACGCGATCATGACCGGCGCTGACCTGGCCGGCGCCCAGCTGGGCGGGGCAACCTTCCATGGTGCCGTCCTGACCGGAATCGATGTGACCAAGCTGGGCCTGCCGCCCGAGAGCCTGGCCGGCTGCCTGCTCGATCCAGGCCCGGAGGCGCTGGCCGCGCGTGACGAAATGCTCGAGATGCTGGACCTGGCCGAGCGCTGGGCGGAGACCAATGGCCGCGAGGGCCAGCCCGCCAATCTCGATGGTCGGGACCTTCGGGTGCTGGACGGCCGGCTGAGCGGGCGGACCCTGCCCGCGCTCTCGGCGCGCGGAGCCATCGCGGCGGGTGTCAGCTTCCAGGGCAGCCAGCTTCAGGGTGCCGTGTTCGACTCTGCCGACCTGCGCGACGTCAGCTTCGCCGACGCCGACCTGCGCGGGGCCGGGTTCCGGGCGGCGCGACTGGCCTATGCCGACCTCGACACCGCCGATCTGGCCCCGCTCTCGCTGGCGGGAGGCGGGGGCAAGCCGGTCGATTTCGGGGAGGCCGAGCTGACCAACGTCCGCCGCTTCCAGCGCCGGCCGGTCATGACCGCCGCCTGA
- a CDS encoding acyltransferase, which yields MAWTAISTRNETPPIVRGGWLDALRFIVAALIILHHFQGAGPIALAEGLHPVFERGGFLLTNFFLIDSGYVLMRVYGGSLAGGRMSAGDFFAKRFLRVWPAHIIMGLSLVALVVGGTAIGVGPRAPEWFAWDQLWAQLGLVQAFGVPGGYGWNAPSWSISALIGCYLAFPWILKGLVRLGPWSVLALGVGLYLVANQLTWSLLGYPVYQMPMGYGFFRALPLFFLGMALAWFAQKVWIAPKLAGWAGIVAAVALAFVQYFDKHALISLVCISTIILAAGATPTPRPSKWVEKAAQVSFSMFITNEVVRIAWFGVANVMIAKLALPVAAQWALWGMGVTAAFVFAWLFHVLIDTPIQDRIRAWLKGRSRSRPRVVARPVVSLEG from the coding sequence ATGGCCTGGACCGCAATTTCGACCCGAAACGAGACACCGCCCATCGTGCGCGGTGGATGGCTGGACGCGCTGCGCTTCATTGTCGCCGCCCTGATCATCCTGCATCACTTCCAGGGGGCCGGGCCGATCGCCCTGGCCGAGGGTCTGCATCCGGTGTTCGAGCGGGGCGGCTTCCTGCTCACCAACTTCTTCCTGATCGACAGCGGCTATGTGCTGATGCGGGTCTACGGCGGCTCGCTCGCCGGAGGGCGGATGTCGGCCGGCGACTTCTTCGCCAAGCGGTTCCTGCGGGTCTGGCCCGCGCACATCATCATGGGACTGAGCCTGGTTGCCCTCGTCGTCGGGGGGACGGCGATCGGGGTCGGGCCGCGGGCCCCGGAATGGTTCGCCTGGGACCAGCTCTGGGCCCAGCTGGGCCTGGTGCAGGCGTTCGGGGTTCCCGGCGGCTACGGCTGGAACGCGCCGAGCTGGTCGATCTCGGCCCTGATCGGCTGCTACCTGGCCTTCCCGTGGATCCTGAAGGGTCTGGTCCGGCTGGGGCCGTGGAGCGTGCTGGCCCTCGGCGTCGGCCTGTATCTGGTCGCCAACCAGCTGACCTGGAGCCTGTTGGGCTATCCCGTCTACCAGATGCCGATGGGCTACGGCTTTTTCCGCGCCCTGCCGCTGTTCTTCCTCGGCATGGCCCTGGCCTGGTTCGCCCAGAAGGTCTGGATCGCGCCGAAGCTGGCGGGCTGGGCCGGGATCGTTGCGGCCGTGGCGCTGGCCTTCGTGCAGTATTTCGACAAACACGCGCTGATCTCGCTGGTCTGTATCTCGACCATCATCCTCGCGGCCGGCGCCACGCCGACGCCGCGCCCCTCGAAATGGGTGGAGAAGGCCGCGCAGGTCTCGTTCTCGATGTTCATCACCAATGAGGTGGTGCGGATCGCCTGGTTCGGCGTGGCCAATGTGATGATCGCGAAACTCGCCCTGCCCGTCGCCGCCCAGTGGGCGCTGTGGGGGATGGGCGTGACGGCGGCCTTCGTCTTCGCCTGGCTGTTCCACGTCCTGATCGACACCCCGATCCAGGACCGCATCCGCGCCTGGCTGAAGGGCCGGTCGAGGTCGCGGCCGCGGGTGGTCGCCCGGCCGGTCGTCTCGCTGGAAGGATAG
- a CDS encoding 2OG-Fe(II) oxygenase, with protein MPDPHDPDALARAADAGDPESAHRLAVLAAMGLGLPQDWRVAMERLTQAARLGHPTAARQLALLSNGAGIDLAAWLTPPPPRRLSQGPAIFAIDGFLPEAVCDWVKAQAGAVTEPALVYDPETGEGRRESVRTNDAALFDLTRMDVVLTVVRERIARAAGLPVPGLEWTQVLHYAVGQTFDWHVDWLDPATPGHAGDLVERGQRIATCLVFLNDDFEGGETAFEAGGLRHRGRKGDALLWANTLPDGSIDRRTRHAGLPPTSGEKWVLSQWLRARAPNS; from the coding sequence ATGCCTGACCCCCACGATCCTGACGCCCTCGCCAGGGCGGCCGACGCCGGCGACCCCGAGTCCGCGCATCGGCTGGCGGTTCTGGCCGCCATGGGACTGGGCCTGCCACAGGACTGGCGGGTCGCCATGGAGCGGCTGACGCAGGCGGCGAGGCTGGGACACCCTACCGCGGCGCGGCAACTGGCCCTGCTGTCGAACGGCGCGGGGATCGACCTGGCCGCCTGGCTGACCCCGCCCCCGCCCCGCAGGCTGAGTCAGGGACCGGCCATCTTCGCCATCGACGGCTTCCTGCCGGAGGCGGTCTGCGACTGGGTGAAGGCGCAGGCCGGGGCCGTGACCGAGCCGGCGCTGGTCTATGATCCCGAGACCGGAGAAGGCCGGCGCGAGAGCGTCCGCACCAATGACGCCGCCCTGTTCGATCTGACCCGGATGGACGTGGTGCTGACTGTGGTGCGCGAGCGGATCGCGCGGGCGGCGGGGCTGCCCGTTCCGGGTCTCGAGTGGACGCAGGTGCTGCACTATGCGGTCGGTCAGACCTTCGACTGGCACGTCGACTGGCTGGACCCCGCCACGCCCGGCCATGCCGGCGACCTGGTCGAGCGAGGCCAGCGGATCGCCACCTGTCTGGTGTTTCTCAATGATGATTTCGAGGGCGGGGAGACGGCGTTCGAGGCCGGCGGTCTGAGGCACCGCGGCCGCAAGGGCGACGCCCTGTTGTGGGCCAACACCCTGCCCGACGGTTCCATCGACCGGCGCACGCGCCATGCCGGCCTGCCGCCGACCTCAGGGGAAAAATGGGTGCTGTCGCAGTGGCTGCGCGCACGGGCACCGAACAGCTGA
- a CDS encoding flagellar hook-basal body complex protein FliE: MNPLAAARAYSAIQGTEMPASPVGGAGQSGFADMLTSVMGDMTQASRAAETQMASAVQGQGSLIDVVTAVSSAEASLETVMAVRDQVIQAYQEIMRMPI; this comes from the coding sequence ATGAACCCCTTGGCCGCGGCGCGTGCCTATTCGGCGATCCAGGGCACGGAGATGCCGGCGTCGCCCGTCGGCGGCGCGGGCCAGTCCGGCTTCGCCGACATGCTCACCAGCGTCATGGGCGATATGACCCAGGCCTCGCGCGCCGCCGAAACCCAGATGGCGTCCGCCGTCCAGGGGCAGGGCAGTCTGATCGACGTGGTCACCGCCGTCTCCTCGGCCGAGGCCTCGCTGGAAACCGTCATGGCCGTGCGCGACCAGGTGATCCAGGCCTATCAGGAGATCATGCGGATGCCGATCTGA
- the flgC gene encoding flagellar basal body rod protein FlgC, with protein sequence MPDPIPPRNSAMAVAASALQAQQSRMRIIAENIANAQSTAPTAGGQPYRRQIPVFQAREINGSTGVVLAEVRPDMGDFKTEYDPTHPAANAEGYVLRPNVDTLVEAMDMREAQRAYEANLNIIETARAMDARTLDLLKK encoded by the coding sequence ATGCCTGACCCGATCCCGCCCCGTAACTCCGCCATGGCCGTCGCGGCCAGCGCCCTGCAGGCGCAGCAGTCGCGCATGCGGATCATCGCCGAGAACATCGCCAACGCCCAGTCGACCGCCCCGACCGCGGGCGGCCAGCCCTATCGCCGCCAGATCCCGGTCTTCCAGGCGCGCGAGATCAACGGCTCCACCGGCGTCGTCCTCGCTGAGGTCCGGCCCGACATGGGCGACTTCAAGACCGAGTACGACCCGACGCATCCGGCGGCCAACGCCGAGGGCTATGTGCTGCGGCCCAACGTCGACACCCTCGTCGAGGCCATGGACATGCGCGAGGCCCAGCGCGCCTACGAGGCCAACCTGAACATCATCGAGACCGCGCGGGCCATGGACGCCCGCACCCTCGATCTGCTGAAGAAATAG